The sequence GCGATCAATCTGGTGGCCGACGTCGCCATGATGACGGCGGTCGGCAACGATGTCGGCTTCAGCCATATTTTCGTGCGACAACTGGTGGCGCAAGGCCGGCGCGGCGATGCGCTGATCGGCGTGTCGACCAGCGGAAATTCCGAAAACCTGCTGACTGCCTTTACGAAGGCGAAAGAGATGGGCCTGCTGACCATCGGACTGTCGGGTCACGATGGCGGACGCATGTCCACCAGCGCCGCGGTTGATCATTGCCTCGTGGTGCGAAGCGATAGCATTCATCGGGTGCAGGAAACGCATGTCGCGATTTATCACATTCTGTGGGACCTCGTGCATACGCTGCTTGCCGACGACCGCGGCAACCTCGCCGGTTCGGGGGGACTGGCAGGCTCGGCAGAGGGAGGCGCGCCATGAAATACGTCGATGAGTTTCGCGATCCACACAAAGCGAAAACGCTGGAAAGGGAAATCCGCGTGCTGGTGTCCCGCATCGAGCGCGCCAAACAACGGCCGCTGCAAATCATGGAAGTGTGTGGCGGCCATACCCATACGATTTTCCGCTACGGCATCCAGCAATTGCTGCCCGATACGGTGGAGTTCGTGCACGGCCCAGGTTGCCCGGTGTGCGTGCTGCCGATGGGCCGCGTCGACGATTGCGTCGCGTTGGCCGAACGTCCGGAGGTGATATTCACGACCTTCGGCGACGCGATGCGTGTACCGGGTTCGAAAAAGAGTCTGCTGAAAGCGAAAGCCGACGGCGCCGACGTGCGCATGGTCTATTCACCGCTCGACGCATTGAAGCTCGCGCAACTGAATCCTGACCGGGAGGTGATCTTCTTCGGTCTCGGTTTCGAGACGACCATGCCCAGCACGGCGATGACGGTTCTGCAGGCGCACGCGCAAAAGATCCACAATTTCTCGCTGTTCTGCAATCACATCACGATCATCCCGACTATCAAGGCGATTCTCGATTCGCCCGACTTGCATCTCGACGGCTTTCTCGGTCCGGGGCACGTCAGCATGGTGATCGGCACACGACCCTATGATTTCATCGCACGGCACTATCGCAAGCCGATTACGGTGGCAGGATTCGAGCCGCTTGATATATTGCAATCGATGTGGATGGTATTGCGGCAGATCGCCGATGGGCGCTGTGAAGTGGAGAACCAGTATGGCCGGGTCGTGACAGAGGATGGCAATGCGCAGGCCTTGTCGGCGGTGACGCGCGTGTTCGAGACGCGCGAGTTCTTCGAATGGCGCGGATTGGGTTCGATCGATCACTCGGGGGTCAGGGTCCGTGAGGCGTTCGCCGCGTTCGACGCGGAGCGCAAGTTCGATGTGCCGAACCTGAAGATCGCCGACCCGAAAGCGTGCCAATGTGGCGAGGTGCTGAAGGGCGTGATCAAGCCGCACCAATGCAAGGTGTTCGGCACCGCCTGCACGCCGGAGTCGCCGCTCGGCTCCCTGATGGTGTCGAGCGAAGGTGCGTGCGCGGCTTACTACAACTATGGACGTATCGATACGTCGCGAATCGATGAGCGGCGTGTTGCACGGCAAAGCGTGAAATCAGCGGATGGGGTGGCTCCGGCGTGCCTTGGCGCCAGCGGCGTGAATGTTGCAACTGAGCTTGAACCTGAGATT comes from Burkholderia sp. GAS332 and encodes:
- a CDS encoding Hydrogenase maturation protein HypD; the protein is MKYVDEFRDPHKAKTLEREIRVLVSRIERAKQRPLQIMEVCGGHTHTIFRYGIQQLLPDTVEFVHGPGCPVCVLPMGRVDDCVALAERPEVIFTTFGDAMRVPGSKKSLLKAKADGADVRMVYSPLDALKLAQLNPDREVIFFGLGFETTMPSTAMTVLQAHAQKIHNFSLFCNHITIIPTIKAILDSPDLHLDGFLGPGHVSMVIGTRPYDFIARHYRKPITVAGFEPLDILQSMWMVLRQIADGRCEVENQYGRVVTEDGNAQALSAVTRVFETREFFEWRGLGSIDHSGVRVREAFAAFDAERKFDVPNLKIADPKACQCGEVLKGVIKPHQCKVFGTACTPESPLGSLMVSSEGACAAYYNYGRIDTSRIDERRVARQSVKSADGVAPACLGASGVNVATELEPEIEPERAPGLMDDAIATTAARGVL
- a CDS encoding D-sedoheptulose 7-phosphate isomerase, encoding MPEHESLQALYPFLHGARQDVDKLDAALLESVHLKAQDSVDTKRRFFDENGPAVIRIAHALAEMYRRDGRLFTMGNGGSSCDAAHIAVEFLHPVTTGRPALTAINLVADVAMMTAVGNDVGFSHIFVRQLVAQGRRGDALIGVSTSGNSENLLTAFTKAKEMGLLTIGLSGHDGGRMSTSAAVDHCLVVRSDSIHRVQETHVAIYHILWDLVHTLLADDRGNLAGSGGLAGSAEGGAP